The Patulibacter sp. SYSU D01012 genome window below encodes:
- a CDS encoding MBL fold metallo-hydrolase, with amino-acid sequence MPELVVERIEIPAYVGNSYVVGFPGGPCAFVDAGADAKKMTEAAARHGMTPAAVLVTHHHYDHVSELEEILDRIGKVDVMIHAFEQPLAEEFVVGFTQNIEDGETIRIGDDLELKAVATPGHTQGMLSFVGHGHVFTGDTLFRESVAGVRAPGHTTFEDLRASIMDTLLALPDDTIVVSGHNRPSTIGHEREHNPFVRVWRGLDPEGDEPVIVSLPGDAGETEEHEVRLVLEAADYDGGTKCWIRWPDGSDDLVPGSKVRRP; translated from the coding sequence ATGCCCGAGCTCGTCGTCGAACGCATCGAGATCCCCGCGTACGTGGGCAACTCCTACGTCGTGGGGTTCCCCGGCGGCCCCTGCGCCTTCGTCGACGCGGGGGCGGACGCGAAGAAGATGACCGAGGCGGCCGCGCGGCACGGCATGACGCCCGCCGCCGTCCTCGTCACGCACCACCACTACGACCACGTCTCCGAGCTCGAGGAGATCCTCGACCGCATCGGCAAGGTCGACGTGATGATCCACGCGTTCGAGCAGCCGCTCGCCGAGGAGTTCGTCGTCGGGTTCACGCAGAACATCGAGGACGGCGAGACGATCCGCATCGGCGACGACCTGGAGCTGAAGGCCGTCGCGACCCCGGGCCACACGCAGGGGATGCTGAGCTTCGTCGGCCACGGACACGTCTTCACCGGCGACACCCTCTTCCGCGAGTCGGTCGCCGGCGTCCGCGCGCCCGGCCACACGACGTTCGAGGACCTGCGCGCCTCGATCATGGACACGCTGCTCGCGCTGCCCGACGACACCATCGTCGTCTCGGGCCACAACCGCCCGTCGACGATCGGCCACGAGCGCGAGCACAACCCGTTCGTCCGCGTCTGGCGCGGCCTGGACCCCGAGGGCGACGAGCCGGTGATCGTCTCGCTGCCGGGCGACGCGGGGGAGACCGAGGAGCACGAGGTGCGCCTCGTCCTCGAGGCCGCCGACTACGACGGCGGCACGAAGTGCTGGATCCGCTGGCCGGACGGCTCGGACGACCTGGTGCCCGGGTCGAAGGTCCGCCGCCCCTGA
- a CDS encoding Ppx/GppA phosphatase family protein: MSVPPRDLGTRRAVVDLGSNTFRMVVFAVDPSRERPGLPGGAWRQTAELYEPVRIGAELGPAGELQPRALERAFTAIELFDHFCRAHDLPTERIDAVATSAIREAPNQDVFLDEARRRTRLGPRVLPREEEAHYGHLAAVNSSTLADGGVLDIGGGSLQLVRTRDRRARDARSWTLGAVRTTEAFLPGDAPATKAQIKALRKHVEGELADAPWVAELGDRLVGVGGAVRNLATAIQHRHGSTDLGVQGVRIRRSALEELIDDLAAMTPRERGGVDGIKPSRGDVILGAAVTIDSVLRATGLHQIEATEFGLREGVFLERQLAGVAADTGLAAYPDVRDGAVRNLAARYDDDPAHTAHVELLALALFDGLAAVGVHGGDPVERQLVSAAAALHDIGMAVGYDDHHKHGRYLVVTNGLPGFSPGEAALVGQAIRYHRKGTPTMGPFRALAGPHDEERLLRVAAVLRLAEGMDRGHDGAVRAVEVRRDGDRVSVHMTCGADGAPVARWAAEGQAGLVRRAFGVELTVTETAS; the protein is encoded by the coding sequence ATGTCGGTCCCGCCCCGCGACCTCGGCACCCGCCGGGCCGTCGTCGACCTCGGGTCGAACACGTTCCGGATGGTCGTCTTCGCGGTCGACCCGTCGCGGGAGCGGCCGGGCCTGCCGGGCGGCGCATGGCGGCAGACGGCCGAGCTGTACGAGCCCGTCCGCATCGGCGCCGAGCTGGGGCCCGCCGGCGAGCTGCAGCCGCGCGCGCTCGAGCGGGCGTTCACGGCGATCGAGCTGTTCGACCACTTCTGCCGCGCGCACGACCTGCCGACGGAGCGGATCGACGCCGTCGCGACGAGCGCGATCCGCGAGGCGCCCAACCAGGACGTCTTCCTGGACGAGGCGCGGCGCCGCACCCGCCTGGGGCCGCGCGTGCTGCCGCGCGAGGAGGAGGCGCACTACGGGCACCTGGCGGCCGTGAACTCGTCGACGCTCGCCGACGGCGGCGTCCTGGACATCGGCGGCGGCTCGCTCCAGCTCGTGCGCACGCGCGACCGCCGCGCGCGCGACGCCCGCTCGTGGACGCTCGGCGCCGTCCGCACCACCGAGGCGTTCCTGCCCGGCGACGCCCCCGCGACGAAGGCGCAGATCAAGGCGCTGCGCAAGCACGTCGAGGGCGAGCTGGCCGACGCGCCGTGGGTCGCGGAGCTGGGCGACCGCCTCGTCGGCGTCGGCGGCGCGGTGCGCAACCTCGCCACCGCGATCCAGCACCGCCACGGCAGCACCGACCTGGGCGTGCAGGGCGTGCGGATCCGCCGCTCGGCGCTCGAGGAGCTGATCGACGACCTCGCCGCGATGACCCCGAGGGAGCGCGGCGGCGTCGACGGCATCAAGCCCTCGCGCGGCGACGTCATCCTGGGCGCCGCGGTGACGATCGACTCCGTGCTGCGCGCGACCGGCCTGCACCAGATCGAGGCCACCGAGTTCGGGCTGCGCGAGGGCGTGTTCCTCGAACGGCAGCTCGCCGGCGTGGCGGCCGACACCGGGCTGGCCGCCTACCCGGACGTGCGCGACGGCGCGGTCCGCAACCTGGCCGCCCGCTACGACGACGATCCCGCGCACACCGCGCACGTCGAGCTGCTGGCGCTGGCGCTCTTCGACGGGCTGGCCGCCGTCGGCGTGCACGGCGGGGACCCGGTCGAGCGGCAGCTCGTCTCCGCCGCCGCGGCGCTGCACGACATCGGGATGGCCGTCGGCTACGACGACCACCACAAGCACGGCCGCTACCTCGTCGTCACGAACGGCCTGCCGGGGTTCTCGCCCGGCGAGGCCGCGCTCGTCGGCCAGGCGATCCGCTACCACCGCAAGGGCACCCCGACCATGGGCCCGTTCCGCGCGCTCGCCGGCCCGCACGACGAGGAGCGCCTGCTGCGCGTGGCGGCCGTCCTGCGGCTGGCCGAGGGCATGGACCGCGGACACGACGGCGCGGTGCGCGCGGTCGAGGTGCGCCGCGACGGCGACCGCGTGAGCGTCCACATGACGTGCGGGGCCGACGGCGCGCCGGTGGCCCGGTGGGCCGCCGAGGGGCAGGCGGGACTCGTGCGCCGCGCGTTCGGCGTCGAGCTGACCGTCACCGAGACCGCGAGCTGA
- a CDS encoding AarF/ABC1/UbiB kinase family protein, translating into MARRRGNPDRPEPAAGDEDARDALPTGRYRRAASLGRLAAGAAVREGATRVTNLGRTDAERSERMSRQQFQTAEQIVDVLGTMKGAAMKVGQVLSFMDVGLVPPEHRDEFQAKLARLRDMAPTVAFRDMRKVMEADMGQPLSAVFADVEEEPIGAASIGQVYRARLREKPRGWRTDVAAVKVQYPGIDAAVRADLQNMGLILRLAKTVVPGMDVQSVGREITERTIEELDYELEASNQRRMARLHRDHPFVLVPGVSTELSGRRVIVTEFVDGQPFDAWTTKSQEERDRLAEIVFRFYYGGVWRDGQFSADPHPGNSILLPDGRVAFLDYGLFHQISREMVENQAQAIRLCMARDGEALLRHMEAIDWVPPSAGFTPDDALALAEQLVWFAIEDEDSRLAPEDVARMIFQVGDPRSPYWAKTRRATVPAEYMMSLRLAGMAIAVCAQLDARLNYHRIVREWLMGDPPASELGRQEAAWLARRGR; encoded by the coding sequence ATGGCGCGCCGCCGCGGGAACCCCGACCGTCCCGAGCCCGCCGCGGGGGACGAGGACGCGCGGGACGCGCTGCCCACCGGCCGCTACCGCCGGGCCGCGTCGCTCGGCCGGCTGGCCGCCGGCGCCGCGGTGCGCGAGGGCGCCACCCGGGTGACGAACCTGGGCCGCACCGACGCCGAGCGCTCGGAGCGGATGTCGCGCCAGCAGTTCCAGACGGCTGAGCAGATCGTCGACGTGCTCGGGACGATGAAGGGCGCGGCGATGAAGGTCGGCCAGGTGCTGAGCTTCATGGACGTCGGCCTGGTCCCGCCGGAGCACCGCGACGAGTTCCAGGCGAAGCTCGCGCGCCTGCGCGACATGGCCCCGACGGTGGCCTTCCGCGACATGCGCAAGGTCATGGAGGCCGACATGGGGCAGCCGCTCTCCGCGGTCTTCGCGGACGTCGAGGAGGAGCCGATCGGCGCCGCGTCGATCGGCCAGGTCTACCGCGCCCGGCTGCGCGAGAAGCCGCGCGGCTGGCGGACGGACGTCGCGGCGGTGAAGGTCCAGTACCCCGGCATCGACGCCGCCGTCCGGGCGGACCTGCAGAACATGGGCCTGATCCTGCGGCTGGCGAAGACGGTCGTGCCCGGCATGGACGTGCAGTCCGTCGGCCGCGAGATCACCGAGCGCACGATCGAGGAGCTTGACTACGAGCTCGAGGCGAGCAACCAGCGCCGCATGGCCCGGCTGCACCGCGACCACCCGTTCGTCCTGGTGCCCGGCGTCTCCACCGAGCTCTCGGGCCGGCGGGTCATCGTGACCGAGTTCGTCGACGGCCAGCCCTTCGACGCCTGGACGACGAAGAGCCAGGAGGAGCGCGACCGCCTGGCCGAGATCGTCTTCCGCTTCTACTACGGCGGCGTCTGGCGCGACGGGCAGTTCTCCGCCGACCCGCACCCGGGCAACTCGATCCTGCTGCCGGACGGCCGCGTCGCGTTCCTGGACTACGGCCTGTTCCACCAGATCTCGCGCGAGATGGTCGAGAACCAGGCCCAGGCCATCCGCCTGTGCATGGCCCGCGACGGCGAGGCGCTCCTGCGGCACATGGAGGCGATCGACTGGGTGCCGCCGAGCGCCGGCTTCACGCCCGACGACGCGCTGGCGCTCGCCGAGCAGCTCGTGTGGTTCGCGATCGAGGACGAGGACTCGCGCCTGGCGCCCGAGGACGTCGCGCGGATGATCTTCCAGGTCGGCGACCCGCGCTCGCCCTACTGGGCGAAGACCCGGCGGGCCACCGTGCCCGCCGAGTACATGATGAGCCTGCGCCTGGCGGGGATGGCGATCGCGGTCTGCGCCCAGCTCGACGCGCGGCTCAACTACCACCGCATCGTCCGCGAATGGCTCATGGGCGACCCGCCCGCGAGCGAGCTGGGCCGCCAGGAGGCCGCCTGGCTGGCGCGGCGCGGTCGCTGA
- a CDS encoding M1 family metallopeptidase: protein MLTSIPHGPWRRTAIVGVGAAALLASVPAAAGASARPAPARLRITAVSAPPAQLTPGDAFTVTGKVRNTGGRGTGRVRLAVELRTGAHPRVVYAVGAAAVKNVAPGRTRSFRVRAVLRGTVSDAARRSFTLVARARPAHGTAVTRKAARRTVVVPKAVPVTPAPAPKPAPGAPVDTTRYTPGARTLHDTLFPTIGNGGYDAQHYDLDLTYTVGTKFLRGTSTMTAKATQDLSELSLDLTAINDVSRVTVDGVQASFAQDAEHSKLVVVPAHGIRNGTAFTVAVTYAGVQQAYVDPDGSEEGFVPDPARGAVVVSEPVGSMGWFPNNDVPTDKATYRTRITVPADFQALGTGVFVRREQGADTATYVWDDPDPTASYLYSFAIGRYDLNTKDLAQPVMTQPAAGSLNTPIPFYTAIDSDFSSDPLVAGDPTSSPKAQLTTKLNTTPSILDYYADYYGVKYPFASAGGVVPLQAVGYSLETQGRPIYATTTDPSSPGVGISTVAHENGHMYFGDGVTLSQWKDIWLNEGMTEFSSWLWQANRMDGGTSLASRWATYYTNSTSKTFWNLPPAAPREAADIFNSAAMYRRGATTMLAIHDILGEARFRAMMHTWLTDHMYGNVTTEQFIALVKATDPGRAARWTEFFRQWLYTSYSGDPAQPGNKPSVTPQNFDAFAVPAS, encoded by the coding sequence ATGCTCACCTCCATCCCGCACGGGCCCTGGCGTCGCACCGCGATCGTCGGCGTCGGCGCGGCGGCGCTGCTGGCGTCCGTGCCAGCCGCCGCCGGGGCGTCGGCGCGTCCCGCCCCGGCCCGCCTGCGCATCACCGCCGTCAGCGCGCCGCCCGCGCAGCTCACGCCGGGCGACGCGTTCACGGTCACCGGCAAGGTCCGCAACACGGGCGGCCGCGGCACCGGCCGCGTCCGGCTCGCCGTCGAGCTGCGCACCGGCGCGCACCCGCGCGTCGTCTACGCCGTCGGGGCTGCGGCCGTCAAGAACGTCGCGCCCGGGCGCACGCGCAGCTTCCGCGTGCGCGCCGTCCTGCGCGGCACGGTGTCGGACGCGGCACGCCGCAGCTTCACCCTCGTCGCGCGCGCCCGGCCGGCCCACGGCACGGCCGTCACCCGCAAGGCGGCGCGCCGCACCGTCGTCGTGCCGAAGGCCGTCCCGGTCACGCCGGCGCCGGCGCCGAAGCCCGCCCCGGGCGCCCCGGTCGACACCACGCGCTACACGCCGGGCGCGCGGACCCTGCACGACACGCTCTTCCCGACCATCGGCAACGGCGGCTACGACGCCCAGCACTACGACCTGGACCTGACGTACACCGTGGGGACGAAGTTCCTGCGCGGCACGTCGACGATGACCGCGAAGGCCACGCAGGACCTGTCCGAGCTGTCGCTCGACCTGACCGCGATCAACGACGTCTCGCGCGTCACCGTCGACGGGGTGCAGGCCTCGTTCGCGCAGGACGCGGAGCACTCCAAGCTCGTCGTGGTCCCGGCGCACGGCATCCGCAACGGCACCGCCTTCACGGTCGCCGTCACGTACGCGGGCGTGCAGCAGGCGTACGTCGACCCCGACGGGTCCGAGGAGGGCTTCGTGCCCGACCCGGCCCGCGGCGCCGTGGTCGTCAGCGAGCCGGTCGGCTCGATGGGCTGGTTCCCGAACAACGACGTCCCCACCGACAAGGCCACGTACCGCACCCGGATCACCGTCCCCGCGGACTTCCAGGCCCTGGGCACCGGCGTGTTCGTCCGCCGGGAGCAGGGCGCGGACACCGCCACCTACGTCTGGGACGACCCGGACCCGACCGCCAGCTACCTGTACTCGTTCGCCATCGGCCGCTACGACCTGAACACGAAGGACCTCGCCCAGCCGGTCATGACGCAGCCCGCCGCGGGCAGCCTGAACACGCCGATCCCGTTCTACACCGCGATCGACTCCGACTTCAGCAGCGACCCGCTCGTCGCCGGCGACCCGACGTCGTCGCCGAAGGCGCAGCTGACGACGAAGCTGAACACCACCCCGTCGATCCTCGACTACTACGCCGACTACTACGGCGTGAAGTACCCGTTCGCCTCGGCGGGCGGCGTCGTGCCGCTGCAGGCGGTCGGCTACTCGCTCGAGACGCAGGGCCGCCCGATCTACGCGACGACGACGGACCCGAGCTCCCCCGGCGTCGGCATCAGCACGGTCGCGCACGAGAACGGCCACATGTACTTCGGCGACGGCGTCACCCTGAGCCAGTGGAAGGACATCTGGCTCAACGAGGGCATGACCGAGTTCTCCTCGTGGCTGTGGCAGGCGAACCGGATGGACGGCGGGACCTCGCTCGCCAGCCGCTGGGCCACCTACTACACGAACTCCACCTCGAAGACGTTCTGGAACCTGCCCCCGGCCGCTCCGCGCGAGGCCGCCGACATCTTCAACAGCGCCGCGATGTACCGGCGCGGCGCCACGACGATGCTCGCGATCCACGACATCCTGGGCGAGGCCCGCTTCCGCGCGATGATGCACACGTGGCTCACCGACCACATGTACGGGAACGTCACGACGGAGCAGTTCATCGCCCTGGTCAAGGCGACCGACCCGGGCCGCGCCGCCCGCTGGACCGAGTTCTTCCGCCAGTGGCTCTACACGAGCTACAGCGGCGACCCGGCGCAGCCGGGCAACAAGCCGTCGGTCACGCCGCAGAACTTCGACGCCTTCGCGGTGCCGGCGTCCTGA
- a CDS encoding M1 family metallopeptidase, giving the protein MQSNHPRRSRRALVTGAGAAAVLAAVPAGAAAAPKAKPARLTITSLSAPPASLQPGDAFTITGKVRNSGGRASRALVALQLRAGAHPRVTYAVGGTTIAKVGAGRTRSFRVKARLNRTLSDAQRRSFVLEACAATSRTAGRLACRKAGRRAVVTPAPRPGAPAAPAPAAPPAAPLPLGNDALPPDTFRPGARTLGDALFPTIGNGGYDAQHYDLDLKYEVGAKYLRGTSTMTATATQDLSEFSLDLTEWNEVARVTVDGRDASFAQDADQDKLVVTPPTGIRKDATFRVAVTYSGIQRPFVDPDGSEEGWVPDPERGAIVVSEPVGSMGWFPNNNVPFDKATYTTRIAVPSAFTVLGTGVLRAHEPAGDTTTWTWDDEDPTSSYLYSLAIGPFDLNTADVTKPVMTAPAAGGLNAPVPFYTAIDSGFSAASKTTIQGKLDRTPSILDYYADYYGVRYPFTAAGGIFPLQAVGYSLETQGKPTYATTTNPDSAGAGISTVAHENGHMWFGDAVTLTQWKDIWLNEGMTEFSTWLWTQNANAGTTLAARFAANYTNSTSTRYWNVAPAAPPTAADIFNSNAMYSRGATTMLQVHDILGEDVFRAMMHRWLTEHLYGNVTTERFIALVKETDPARADRWTEFFRQWLYTSYTGDPRQPGNKPSMSKDNFDTFALPTP; this is encoded by the coding sequence ATGCAGTCGAACCACCCACGGCGCTCACGCCGTGCCCTGGTCACGGGCGCCGGCGCCGCCGCCGTCCTCGCCGCGGTCCCGGCCGGCGCCGCCGCCGCCCCGAAGGCGAAGCCCGCTCGTCTGACGATCACGTCCCTCAGCGCTCCGCCGGCGAGCCTGCAGCCCGGCGACGCGTTCACGATCACGGGCAAGGTCCGCAACTCCGGCGGGCGCGCCTCGCGGGCGCTCGTGGCGCTGCAGCTGCGCGCCGGCGCGCACCCGCGGGTGACCTACGCCGTCGGCGGCACGACGATCGCGAAGGTCGGCGCCGGACGCACGCGCAGCTTCCGCGTGAAGGCGCGCCTGAACCGGACGCTCTCCGACGCCCAGCGCCGCAGCTTCGTCCTCGAGGCGTGCGCCGCCACGTCGCGCACCGCCGGCCGCCTGGCGTGCCGCAAGGCCGGCCGCCGCGCCGTCGTGACGCCCGCGCCACGCCCCGGGGCGCCGGCCGCTCCCGCGCCGGCCGCGCCGCCGGCCGCGCCGCTGCCGCTCGGCAACGACGCTCTCCCGCCCGACACGTTCCGTCCCGGCGCCCGCACCCTCGGCGACGCGCTGTTCCCGACGATCGGCAACGGCGGCTACGACGCGCAGCACTACGACCTGGACCTGAAGTACGAGGTCGGCGCGAAGTACCTGCGCGGCACGAGCACGATGACGGCGACGGCCACCCAGGACCTGTCGGAGTTCTCGCTCGACCTGACGGAGTGGAACGAGGTCGCGCGGGTGACGGTCGACGGCCGCGACGCGTCGTTCGCCCAGGACGCCGACCAGGACAAGCTCGTCGTCACGCCGCCAACGGGCATCCGCAAGGACGCCACGTTCCGCGTCGCCGTGACCTACAGCGGCATCCAGCGGCCCTTCGTCGACCCGGACGGGTCCGAGGAGGGCTGGGTCCCCGACCCCGAGCGCGGCGCCATCGTGGTGAGCGAGCCCGTCGGATCGATGGGCTGGTTCCCGAACAACAACGTGCCGTTCGACAAGGCGACGTACACGACGCGCATCGCCGTGCCGTCGGCGTTCACCGTCCTCGGCACGGGCGTCCTGCGCGCCCACGAGCCCGCGGGCGACACGACGACGTGGACGTGGGACGACGAGGACCCCACCTCCAGCTACCTGTACTCGCTGGCCATCGGGCCGTTCGACCTGAACACGGCGGACGTCACGAAGCCGGTCATGACCGCCCCCGCCGCCGGTGGCCTGAACGCGCCGGTGCCCTTCTACACCGCGATCGACAGCGGCTTCTCGGCGGCGTCGAAGACGACGATCCAGGGCAAGCTCGACCGCACCCCGTCGATCCTCGACTACTACGCGGACTACTACGGGGTGCGCTACCCGTTCACCGCGGCCGGCGGCATCTTCCCGCTGCAGGCCGTCGGCTACTCGCTCGAGACGCAGGGCAAGCCGACCTACGCGACGACGACGAACCCGGACTCGGCCGGGGCGGGCATCAGCACCGTGGCGCACGAGAACGGCCACATGTGGTTCGGCGACGCCGTCACCCTCACGCAGTGGAAGGACATCTGGCTCAACGAGGGCATGACGGAGTTCTCGACCTGGCTCTGGACGCAGAACGCCAACGCGGGCACCACGCTGGCCGCCCGCTTCGCGGCGAACTACACGAACTCGACGTCGACGCGGTACTGGAACGTCGCGCCGGCGGCCCCGCCGACGGCCGCGGACATCTTCAACTCGAACGCGATGTACAGCCGCGGCGCCACGACGATGCTCCAGGTGCACGACATCCTGGGCGAGGACGTCTTCCGCGCGATGATGCACCGCTGGCTGACGGAGCACCTGTACGGCAACGTCACCACGGAGCGCTTCATCGCGCTCGTCAAGGAGACCGACCCGGCGCGCGCCGACCGCTGGACGGAGTTCTTCCGGCAGTGGCTCTACACGAGCTACACGGGCGATCCTCGGCAGCCCGGCAACAAGCCGTCGATGTCGAAGGACAACTTCGACACGTTCGCGCTGCCCACGCCCTGA
- a CDS encoding MFS transporter — MTTIAAPDARRPRAESPAVAALRSPGVARLLLLSLLARAPVAVLGLLFLLRARDLGGGYAIAGAVSAAAGVGMALGSPLLGRAVDRLGASPVLLAAMAVSGSMLVVGGLLPDSAPAWALLPLALLAGAGQPPVAPCLRTLFGRILPDPRIRHAALAVEASVQEITFMVGPLLFISVLAAHDPSLGMIAGAVALSAATTAFARSPEPRAMPTRTGAAARHDSPLRNASIRTLLAATSGLGIMFGAAEVAITGAAEESGSGAALGLLLTAYCVGSLIAGLLSAHHGPSGSPVRRLIVLLVAATVGHAALAAAPSLWILGLLLVLAGAAIAPLFAVIYGLCGQVAAEGTVTEAYTWLGSGMFAAGAIGSAISGAIVDAASPHVAFLAAASFVGVATVVTALSARSLRRDAAAAA, encoded by the coding sequence GTGACCACGATCGCCGCCCCCGACGCTCGACGTCCACGTGCCGAGAGCCCTGCGGTCGCCGCCCTGCGCTCACCCGGCGTGGCGCGCCTGCTCCTGCTCTCGCTGCTCGCCCGCGCCCCCGTCGCGGTGCTCGGCCTGCTGTTCCTGCTGCGCGCCCGCGACCTGGGCGGCGGCTACGCGATCGCGGGCGCCGTCTCGGCGGCCGCCGGCGTCGGCATGGCGCTCGGCTCGCCGCTGCTCGGCCGCGCCGTCGACCGCCTGGGCGCCTCGCCCGTCCTGCTCGCGGCGATGGCCGTCTCGGGCTCGATGCTCGTCGTCGGCGGCCTGCTGCCCGACAGCGCCCCGGCGTGGGCGCTGCTGCCGCTCGCGCTGCTCGCCGGCGCGGGGCAGCCGCCCGTCGCGCCGTGTCTGCGGACGCTCTTCGGCCGGATCCTGCCGGACCCGCGGATCCGCCACGCCGCGCTGGCGGTCGAGGCGTCCGTGCAGGAGATCACCTTCATGGTCGGGCCGCTGCTGTTCATCAGCGTGCTGGCCGCGCACGACCCCTCGCTGGGCATGATCGCCGGCGCGGTGGCCCTGTCGGCGGCGACGACGGCGTTCGCCCGCTCGCCCGAGCCGCGCGCGATGCCGACGCGCACGGGTGCCGCGGCGCGGCACGACAGCCCGCTGCGCAACGCGTCGATCCGCACCCTGCTGGCGGCGACGAGCGGCCTGGGCATCATGTTCGGCGCCGCCGAGGTGGCCATCACCGGCGCGGCCGAGGAGTCCGGGTCCGGCGCGGCGCTCGGCCTGCTCCTGACGGCCTACTGCGTCGGCAGCCTGATCGCCGGCCTGCTGTCCGCGCACCACGGGCCGAGCGGCTCGCCCGTCCGGCGCCTGATCGTGCTGCTCGTCGCCGCGACGGTCGGGCACGCCGCGCTCGCCGCCGCGCCGAGCCTGTGGATCCTGGGCCTGCTGCTCGTCCTGGCCGGCGCCGCCATCGCTCCGCTGTTCGCCGTCATCTACGGGCTGTGCGGCCAGGTCGCCGCCGAGGGCACGGTGACGGAGGCGTACACGTGGCTCGGCAGCGGCATGTTCGCCGCCGGCGCGATCGGCTCGGCGATCTCGGGCGCGATCGTCGACGCCGCGTCGCCGCACGTCGCGTTCCTCGCCGCCGCCTCGTTCGTCGGCGTCGCGACCGTCGTCACCGCGCTGTCGGCGCGCTCGCTGCGGCGCGACGCCGCGGCGGCGGCGTAG
- a CDS encoding DUF2630 family protein, with translation MAQDPDQPQEDRIEELVAREKALREHADGGRGLTDDEQAELERIQVRLDQLWDLLRQRRALREAGRDPDQAHVRSAETVERYDQ, from the coding sequence ATGGCCCAGGATCCCGACCAGCCGCAGGAGGACCGCATCGAGGAGCTCGTCGCGCGCGAGAAGGCGCTGCGCGAGCACGCCGACGGCGGCCGCGGGCTGACCGACGACGAGCAGGCCGAGCTGGAGCGCATCCAGGTGCGCCTGGACCAGCTGTGGGACCTGCTGCGCCAGCGCCGCGCGCTCCGCGAGGCGGGGCGCGACCCCGACCAGGCGCACGTCCGGTCGGCGGAGACGGTCGAGCGCTACGACCAGTGA
- a CDS encoding VOC family protein produces the protein MSRLLHTCYRIGDIDRSVAFYGALGFEELRRVPIREEAINVFLGLPGDGPRLELTHNFGVDSYDLGTGYNHIAISVPDIHAALERLAAQGITPEKPPYRVREGGSLLCFVRDPDGYRIELIESDD, from the coding sequence ATGTCTCGCCTCCTGCACACGTGCTACCGCATCGGCGACATCGACCGGTCCGTCGCGTTCTACGGCGCCCTCGGCTTCGAGGAGCTGCGCCGCGTGCCGATCCGCGAGGAGGCGATCAACGTGTTCCTGGGCCTCCCCGGCGACGGGCCCCGCCTGGAGCTGACGCACAACTTCGGCGTCGACTCCTACGACCTGGGCACGGGCTACAACCACATCGCGATCTCGGTGCCCGACATCCACGCCGCGCTCGAGCGGCTGGCGGCGCAGGGCATCACGCCCGAGAAGCCGCCGTACCGGGTGCGCGAGGGCGGCTCGCTGCTCTGCTTCGTCCGCGACCCGGACGGCTACCGCATCGAGCTCATCGAGTCCGACGACTGA
- a CDS encoding TetR/AcrR family transcriptional regulator gives MPGPARTRLTHEERRAGILDAAGRVIVDRGVHAFRIQDVADAAGVSQPLVSAHFSSRDELIAAAFLRADERALADVVDELAALPPGRERIVRFVHSSTLEDDQQTPDGRELWHQLWTQARFSPVVQDVVRDRQAAWIALLTDVLAEARQTGDAPAALDPARAAVLLMAVVDGLTAPLRCGIVTDDEAVAVLDDAVGAILAG, from the coding sequence ATGCCCGGACCCGCCCGCACGCGCCTGACGCACGAGGAGCGCCGGGCGGGAATCCTCGACGCCGCCGGCCGCGTCATCGTCGACCGCGGCGTGCACGCCTTCCGGATCCAGGACGTCGCGGACGCCGCCGGGGTGTCGCAGCCGCTGGTCTCGGCGCACTTCTCCTCCCGCGACGAGCTGATCGCCGCCGCGTTCCTGCGTGCGGACGAGCGCGCGCTGGCCGACGTCGTCGACGAGCTCGCCGCCCTGCCGCCCGGCCGCGAGCGGATCGTCCGCTTCGTGCACTCGTCCACGCTCGAGGACGACCAGCAGACGCCGGACGGCCGCGAGCTCTGGCACCAGCTGTGGACGCAGGCGCGCTTCTCCCCCGTCGTGCAGGACGTCGTCCGCGATCGGCAGGCGGCGTGGATCGCGCTGCTGACCGACGTGCTGGCCGAGGCCCGCCAGACGGGAGACGCCCCGGCGGCGCTCGACCCCGCCCGCGCCGCGGTGCTGCTGATGGCGGTCGTCGACGGCCTGACGGCGCCGCTCCGCTGCGGCATCGTCACCGACGACGAGGCCGTCGCGGTGCTCGACGACGCGGTCGGCGCGATCCTGGCCGGCTGA